TCGGCCATGCCCCTGAGTTTGCGTATCAGCCACAAACACCTGTGGAATGGTAAAGTCCTGACTGCTGCCAAACTGCTTGGCGTAATCGTTCGTTGAGGAAATGCTGGCAAACGCATGGATCGCCACCGGAAAAGTAGTTGTCCGATAATGATCGATCACAGCGTCATCAAAAAATTGGGATTTTTGATAACAATAACCCAGCCCTTTGCGTGTGGTAATCACATGACCGCGGTGCGATAATTTTTGAATATTGTTGTAGACGGCCGGCCGACTAATTTGCAGTTTCTTAGCCAGTTCATTGCCGGAAACATAGCGGCCAGCCGCCGTTAGCAATGCATCTAAAATTTGTCTTTGATGATTGACCATTGGCCATCCCCCACTTACAATCGTCGTTAAATTAAATGGACACCTTTATCAACGTAGACCACGTCACCGGTCATCCCAGTTGACAGGTCACTCATCAAAAAGGCGGCGACGTTACCAATTTCACTGGTGGTGACGCTCTTTTGATCAACTGTCCGTGACTCGGATTCCTTCAACAATTCACCATGATGTTTAATCCCAGTAACTGCTAAGGTTTTAACCGCGCCGGCAGAAATTGCGTTGACACGAATGCCATTTTCGCCGAGATCAGATGCCAGGTAACGCACGTTGGCTTCCAAAGCGGCCTTGGCAACACCCATCATGTTGTAATTTGGAATTGCCCGGGTTGAGCCAAAGTAGGTCAAAGTTAAAATGCTGGCTGGATTATTCAAGACCGGTTGGGCATAACGTGCCACGGCAATCAGTGAATAAGCACTGATGTTTTGTGCCAAATCATAACCGTCCTTGGTCGTGTTGACCAGTCCGGAAGTCAAAGTATCCTTGTCAGCATAAGCAATGGCATGAATGACCCCATCAATTTTGCCATACTGATTGCCGATAGTTTCAAAAGCCTGCTTAACGTTTGCGTCATCGGCAACATCACACTCGATCAAATCCAAGTCGTCCGGCACAAAGCGTTCCAAACTTTTTTTAATGCGGTCATTTTGATAGGTCAAAATAACCTTGGCGCCTTGATCCAAAATCGCTTGGGTACAGCCCCAGGCGATACTGCGTTTATTTGCAACCCCCATGATGACGATTGTCTTTCCATCTAAAAAGCCACTCATATTTGAGCCTCCAAATCTTATCTTCAATTAAAAATTCCGGTAACGTTGATTTCGACGGTCCACCAAATCATCAATTGGTAACTTGGCCAATTGAGAAAATTCCTGATCCAAGAAGTCACGTAACGCACTCAAATCTTCCCCGGGTTGATACTCATGAATAATTTTATCAATAATGCCATCTGCTAATAATGCTTCTGGAGTTAATTTGAGTTCTTCTGCGGCTTCCTTGACCTTGGATGAATCTTTCCACATGATGCTGGCGTATCCTTCCGGTGAGAGCACCGAATAAATGCTGTCTTCAAACATGAAGACCCGATCGCCACAGGACAGTGCCAAAGCACCACCAGAGCCGCCTTCACCAACGATGATGGTGATATATGGCACCCTGAGCTGCATCCCCTGAATAATATTTTGTGCCACCGCGGACCCTTGACCATGATACTCGGATTCAACATCTGGCCAAGCACCGGGGGTATTCACCAGCGCTAAAATTGGCCGATGAAATTTCTCTGCCTGCTTCATCAACCGCAACGCCTTGCGATAACCTTGAGGCGTTGGACTGCCAAAATGTCTGGCAATATTCTCATCGGTATCTGATCCCTTTTGAATCCCGACTACTGTGATTGGTTTATCATTCAACAAGCCAATACCGCCAATGATTGCCGGATCATCGGCTTCCAGTCGATCGCCATACTGTTCAAAAAAGTCACTGGTTAAATGATTGATCAACTCGGCAGTCGTGATTTTATCAGGACGGCGAGCTGCTTTCACCCGCTGATATGCTGTTTTATCTGCCATAGACGTTCTCCTTTGTGTGCAGAGAAATTAAGCGACTCAAAGTTGCTTTCATTTGTTTACGCGGCACAATCGCATCGATAAAGCCATGAGCCATCACCGTTTCAGCACTCTGAAAGTCTTTGGGGGGCTTTTGCATAATCGTCTGTTCGATCACTCGCCGGCCGGCAAATCCGACCAACGCGTGAGGCTCTGCTAAAATGACATCACCATCCATGGCAAAACTGGCGGTGACCCCGCCAGTCGTGGGATCGCATAAGACAACGACATACAATAGTCCGGCCCGGCTGTGTTCCGCAACCGCCCCCGATACTTTGGCCATCTGCATCAGCGAATGAATTCCCTCTTGCATCCGGGCACCGCCGGAAGCGGTAAACATGATCACCGGCAATTTTTTCCGGGTCGCTTCTTCGAACAATCGCGTAATCTTCTCACCGGTTGAACTTCCCAGACTGCCCATGACAAAGAATGGATCCATGATGCCCACACCGACCTGCTGCTTATCAAGGGTGCCAATACCCGTGAGGACACTTTCGTTGATTCCGGTGACTTTTTTAGCCTTTTTCACCTTGGCCAAATACTTTTCATCAGTGTACTGGTCCGGAACCGTCATTGATTTGTCAATTTCATCAAATGAATCAAAGGTAATTTTGGCCCGTCGTTTGGCCGTGATTCGAAAACCATAACCACAATTGGGACAGGTTTTCGTGCTGCCAGCCCTTAATGAAAAAAAGGTTGCGTGACAAATTGGGCATTCCCGCAGCACATGATCGGGAATGGCATCCATCCGCTTTACCAGTTCTTCATGGCTTGGCATATTAAACCGACTGCGTAGCATGGAATCCCTCCTTATCACTCAACACTTCATTTTGAATGTAACTGGTCGAATAAATTCCCTGATGAAATTTGTCGGTGCCAATCAAATAATCCAAAAAGCTTTGGTTGGTCCGAATGCCGTCAATTTCCAGTTCCCCTAAAATTCGGTGCATCTTTGAGATAACGGTATCGCGATCGTTCAAATGAACAATCACTTTGGCAATCATTGAATCATAGAACGGCGAAATAAAGCTGCCGTTGGTGACACCTGAATCGATTCTGACGCCGAGTGAACCGGCGGGGAAAAATAAATGATTAATCTGACCGGGTTGCGGGGCAAAATTATTAGTCGGATCTTCCGCATTCAACCGGCATTCCAAGGCGTGCCCCTTCACGGCAGCATCGGCTTGGGTAAACGGCAGTTCTTCTCCGGCAGCCACCGCCAATTGCCCTTTGACCAATTCAATTCCGGTCACTTCTTCGGTAATTGTGTGCTCAACTTGAAGTCGGGTATTCATTTCCATGAAATAGAAGTGATGCTCATCGTCCATT
Above is a genomic segment from Lentilactobacillus buchneri containing:
- the fabI gene encoding enoyl-ACP reductase FabI — protein: MSGFLDGKTIVIMGVANKRSIAWGCTQAILDQGAKVILTYQNDRIKKSLERFVPDDLDLIECDVADDANVKQAFETIGNQYGKIDGVIHAIAYADKDTLTSGLVNTTKDGYDLAQNISAYSLIAVARYAQPVLNNPASILTLTYFGSTRAIPNYNMMGVAKAALEANVRYLASDLGENGIRVNAISAGAVKTLAVTGIKHHGELLKESESRTVDQKSVTTSEIGNVAAFLMSDLSTGMTGDVVYVDKGVHLI
- the accA gene encoding carboxyltransferase subunit alpha produces the protein MADKTAYQRVKAARRPDKITTAELINHLTSDFFEQYGDRLEADDPAIIGGIGLLNDKPITVVGIQKGSDTDENIARHFGSPTPQGYRKALRLMKQAEKFHRPILALVNTPGAWPDVESEYHGQGSAVAQNIIQGMQLRVPYITIIVGEGGSGGALALSCGDRVFMFEDSIYSVLSPEGYASIMWKDSSKVKEAAEELKLTPEALLADGIIDKIIHEYQPGEDLSALRDFLDQEFSQLAKLPIDDLVDRRNQRYRNF
- a CDS encoding acetyl-CoA carboxylase carboxyltransferase subunit beta, whose amino-acid sequence is MLRSRFNMPSHEELVKRMDAIPDHVLRECPICHATFFSLRAGSTKTCPNCGYGFRITAKRRAKITFDSFDEIDKSMTVPDQYTDEKYLAKVKKAKKVTGINESVLTGIGTLDKQQVGVGIMDPFFVMGSLGSSTGEKITRLFEEATRKKLPVIMFTASGGARMQEGIHSLMQMAKVSGAVAEHSRAGLLYVVVLCDPTTGGVTASFAMDGDVILAEPHALVGFAGRRVIEQTIMQKPPKDFQSAETVMAHGFIDAIVPRKQMKATLSRLISLHTKENVYGR